In a genomic window of Streptomyces roseoviridis:
- a CDS encoding response regulator transcription factor, translated as MTIRLLLADDHPVVRAGLRAVLDTEPDFAVVGEAATAERAVELAAAGGVDVVLMDLQFGAGMHGSEATAAITAVRGGPRVLVLTTYDSDADILAAVEAGASGYLLKDAPPEELAAAVRTAAAGQSALAPAVAHRLMDRMRMPSEALTKRELEVLQLVGEGLSNQQISKALFLSQATVKSHLVHIFAKLGVDSRTAAVAAATARRLIRR; from the coding sequence ATGACGATCCGACTGCTGCTCGCCGACGATCACCCGGTGGTACGGGCCGGACTGCGGGCCGTCCTCGACACCGAGCCGGACTTCGCGGTGGTCGGGGAGGCGGCGACGGCCGAGCGGGCGGTCGAGCTGGCCGCTGCCGGGGGCGTGGACGTGGTCCTGATGGACCTGCAGTTCGGCGCCGGGATGCACGGCTCGGAGGCGACGGCCGCCATCACCGCCGTACGGGGCGGGCCGCGGGTGCTGGTCCTGACGACGTACGACTCGGACGCGGACATCCTGGCGGCGGTGGAGGCGGGCGCCTCGGGCTACCTGCTGAAGGACGCCCCGCCGGAGGAGCTGGCCGCGGCGGTGCGGACGGCGGCGGCCGGCCAGTCGGCGCTCGCCCCGGCGGTGGCGCACCGGCTGATGGACCGGATGCGGATGCCCTCGGAGGCCCTGACCAAGCGCGAGCTGGAGGTGCTCCAGCTGGTCGGCGAGGGGTTGTCGAACCAGCAGATCAGCAAGGCGCTGTTCCTGAGCCAGGCGACGGTGAAGTCCCACCTCGTGCACATCTTCGCCAAGCTGGGCGTCGACTCCCGCACGGCGGCGGTGGCGGCGGCGACGGCCCGCCGGCTGATCAGGCGCTGA
- a CDS encoding DUF5955 family protein: MLRGVGQRRVTTDGVDPRVAELRAAVSRLRRELAGHRREFADRGIAEDELAALDAMATSGAPEVWRLRRSLLLIAGAVGSVSALAEGLSAVRCAVELFGPPATGGPAPGPPPVPGPRTGA; this comes from the coding sequence ATGTTGCGAGGCGTGGGGCAGAGGCGAGTGACCACTGACGGCGTGGACCCGAGAGTGGCCGAGCTGCGCGCCGCCGTGTCCCGGCTCCGGCGGGAACTGGCCGGGCACCGGAGGGAGTTCGCCGACCGGGGCATCGCCGAGGACGAGCTCGCCGCGCTGGACGCGATGGCGACGAGCGGCGCCCCCGAGGTGTGGCGGCTGCGCCGCTCGCTCCTGCTGATCGCGGGCGCCGTCGGCTCCGTCAGCGCCCTCGCCGAGGGCCTCTCGGCCGTCCGCTGCGCCGTCGAACTGTTCGGCCCGCCCGCGACCGGCGGCCCGGCGCCCGGCCCGCCGCCGGTCCCGGGGCCGCGAACGGGAGCGTGA
- a CDS encoding nucleotidyltransferase family protein: MNRETSGTEEATARTEPAPAPTRPVAAAEPLVAGLLLAAGGGRRLGGRPKALLSHRGRPLVEHAVRVLREGGCEVVHVVLGAAADRVRAEARLPGCVLVENPEWAEGMGSSLRVGLASLEAEALPVEAALVSLVDQPGIGAAAVARVREAYRGRGSLAAASYEGRRGHPVLFGVDRWAGIAAGAVGDQGARDYLKEHRDAITLVDCSDVAEPYDIDTEADLVHLE, from the coding sequence ATGAACCGTGAGACCTCTGGGACGGAAGAAGCCACCGCCCGCACCGAACCAGCACCCGCACCCACCCGTCCCGTCGCCGCCGCCGAGCCGCTCGTGGCCGGGCTGTTGCTCGCGGCGGGGGGCGGCCGGCGGCTCGGAGGACGGCCGAAGGCGCTGCTGTCCCACCGTGGCCGGCCGCTGGTGGAGCACGCGGTGCGGGTGTTGCGGGAGGGGGGTTGCGAGGTGGTGCACGTGGTGCTCGGGGCGGCGGCCGACCGCGTCCGGGCGGAGGCGAGGCTGCCGGGGTGCGTCCTGGTGGAGAACCCGGAGTGGGCCGAGGGCATGGGCTCGTCGCTGCGGGTGGGGCTCGCGTCGCTGGAGGCGGAGGCGCTGCCGGTGGAGGCGGCCCTGGTGTCGCTGGTGGACCAGCCGGGGATCGGGGCGGCGGCGGTGGCGCGGGTCCGGGAGGCGTACCGCGGGCGCGGGAGCCTGGCGGCGGCCTCGTACGAGGGGCGGCGCGGCCATCCGGTGCTCTTCGGGGTGGACCGCTGGGCGGGCATCGCGGCGGGCGCGGTCGGCGACCAGGGGGCGCGGGACTATCTGAAGGAGCACCGGGACGCGATCACGCTCGTGGACTGTTCGGATGTGGCCGAGCCCTACGACATCGACACCGAGGCGGACCTGGTGCACCTTGAGTGA
- the aceB gene encoding malate synthase A: MSAPAPSSLVVVEAEPLPRQEEVLTDAALAFVAELHRRFTPRRDELLARRAERRAEIARTSTLDFLPETAAIRADDSWKVAPAPAALDDRRVEITGPTDRKMTINALNSGARVWLADFEDASAPTWENVILGQVNLIDAYTRNIDFTDPRSGKSYALKPAEELATVVMRPRGWHLEERHLTVDGRPVPGALVDFGLYFFHNAQRLIDLGKGPYFYLPKTESHLEARLWNDIFVFAQDYVGIPQGTVRATVLIETITAAYEMEEILYELRDHAAGLNAGRWDYLFSIVKNFRDGGQKFVLPDRNAVTMTAPFMRAYTELLVRTCHKRGAHAIGGMAAFIPSRKDPEVNKVAFEKVKADKDREAGDGFDGSWVAHPDLVPIAMASFDAVLGDKPNQKDRLREDVSVAAGDLIAIDSLDAKPTYEGLRNAVQVGIRYIEAWLRGLGAVAIFNLMEDAATAEISRSQIWQWINAEVVFENGRKATPELAREVAAEELAAIRAEIGEEAFAAGKWQQAHDLLLHVSLDADYADFLTLPAYDQLVG, encoded by the coding sequence ATGTCCGCACCAGCGCCGTCCTCCCTGGTCGTCGTCGAAGCCGAGCCCCTGCCGCGCCAGGAGGAGGTGCTCACCGACGCGGCCCTCGCCTTCGTGGCGGAACTGCACCGGCGGTTCACCCCGCGCCGGGACGAGCTGCTCGCCCGCCGGGCCGAGCGCCGCGCCGAGATCGCCCGTACGTCCACCCTGGACTTCCTGCCGGAGACCGCGGCGATCCGCGCCGACGACTCCTGGAAGGTCGCTCCCGCCCCGGCGGCCCTCGACGACCGGCGCGTGGAGATCACCGGCCCGACCGACCGCAAGATGACGATCAACGCGCTGAACTCGGGCGCCCGGGTCTGGCTCGCGGACTTCGAGGACGCGTCCGCGCCGACCTGGGAGAACGTGATCCTGGGCCAGGTCAACCTGATCGACGCCTACACCCGGAACATCGACTTCACCGACCCGAGGTCGGGCAAGTCGTACGCCCTGAAGCCGGCCGAGGAGCTCGCCACGGTCGTCATGCGCCCGCGCGGCTGGCACCTGGAGGAGCGTCACCTCACCGTCGACGGCCGCCCGGTGCCCGGCGCCCTGGTCGACTTCGGCCTGTACTTCTTCCACAACGCCCAGCGCCTGATCGACCTCGGCAAGGGCCCGTACTTCTACCTGCCGAAGACGGAGTCGCACCTGGAGGCCCGCCTCTGGAACGACATCTTCGTCTTCGCCCAGGACTACGTCGGCATCCCGCAGGGCACCGTCCGCGCCACGGTCCTCATCGAGACCATCACGGCCGCGTACGAGATGGAGGAGATCCTCTACGAGCTCCGCGACCACGCCGCCGGCCTGAACGCGGGCCGCTGGGACTACCTGTTCTCCATCGTCAAGAACTTCCGTGACGGCGGGCAGAAGTTCGTCCTTCCGGACCGCAACGCGGTCACGATGACGGCCCCGTTCATGCGCGCGTACACCGAACTCCTCGTCCGCACCTGCCACAAGCGCGGCGCGCACGCGATCGGCGGCATGGCGGCCTTCATCCCGTCCCGCAAGGACCCCGAGGTCAACAAGGTCGCCTTCGAGAAGGTCAAGGCCGACAAGGACCGCGAGGCTGGCGACGGCTTCGACGGCTCCTGGGTCGCCCACCCCGACCTGGTCCCGATCGCCATGGCCTCCTTCGACGCCGTCCTCGGCGACAAGCCGAACCAGAAGGACCGGCTGCGCGAGGACGTGTCGGTGGCCGCCGGCGACCTCATCGCCATCGACTCGCTGGACGCGAAGCCGACGTACGAGGGCCTGCGCAACGCGGTCCAGGTCGGCATCCGCTACATCGAGGCATGGCTGCGCGGCCTCGGCGCCGTCGCCATCTTCAACCTGATGGAGGACGCGGCCACCGCCGAGATCTCGCGCTCGCAGATCTGGCAGTGGATCAACGCCGAGGTCGTGTTCGAGAACGGGCGGAAGGCCACCCCCGAGCTCGCCCGCGAGGTCGCCGCCGAGGAGCTGGCCGCGATCCGCGCGGAGATCGGCGAGGAGGCGTTCGCGGCCGGGAAGTGGCAGCAGGCGCACGACCTCCTGCTGCACGTCTCCCTCGACGCCGACTACGCGGACTTCCTCACCCTCCCCGCGTACGACCAGCTGGTCGGCTGA
- a CDS encoding GDSL-type esterase/lipase family protein translates to MPSSPHRVLRGSLVLCLAAALCALLPSPAAASPGSGPTAVVTMGDSYISGEAGRWQGNSLTTSGSRNGTDRAWTGSGYDPSRVYGATAANGCHRSDTAEVKSAGPIASALVNLACSGATTDHVFRASQGGVAYKGEAPQADQLATVARTHDVKLIALSIGGNDLGFADIITTCATDYIVWYSYCHDDQQAEVDAKIDGVMADVGKAVDEIRAVMTGAGYAAGDYRIVLQSYPSPIPRSTENRYSESGWSRTNTGGCPFWDKDSDWARDSLVPQIAGRLKAVATAKGAQFMDLRDMLQGREVCAKASKQVSATVPASAATSEWARWIDQNQTQGPLQENMHPNAYGQAALGRCLALVNGRTSGNYSCRNTAGTGASGMYLTAG, encoded by the coding sequence ATGCCTTCGTCCCCTCACCGCGTGCTGCGCGGGTCGCTCGTGCTGTGCCTCGCCGCCGCGCTCTGCGCGCTGCTCCCCTCCCCCGCCGCCGCCTCGCCCGGATCCGGCCCCACCGCCGTGGTCACCATGGGCGACAGCTACATCTCCGGCGAGGCCGGCCGCTGGCAGGGCAACAGCCTCACCACCAGCGGCAGCCGCAACGGCACCGACCGCGCCTGGACGGGCAGCGGCTACGACCCCTCCCGGGTCTACGGCGCCACGGCGGCCAACGGCTGCCACCGCTCGGACACCGCCGAGGTCAAGAGCGCCGGACCGATCGCCTCCGCGCTCGTCAACCTGGCCTGTTCCGGCGCGACCACGGACCACGTCTTCCGCGCCTCGCAGGGTGGTGTGGCGTACAAGGGCGAGGCCCCGCAGGCCGACCAGCTCGCGACCGTCGCCCGTACGCACGACGTGAAGCTGATCGCGCTGTCGATCGGCGGCAACGACCTCGGCTTCGCCGACATCATCACCACCTGCGCGACCGACTACATCGTCTGGTACTCCTACTGCCACGACGACCAGCAGGCCGAGGTGGACGCGAAGATCGACGGGGTGATGGCGGACGTCGGCAAGGCCGTGGACGAGATCCGGGCCGTGATGACCGGGGCCGGCTACGCCGCGGGCGACTACCGGATCGTGCTCCAGTCGTACCCCTCCCCCATCCCCCGCTCCACCGAGAACCGCTACTCCGAGAGCGGCTGGAGCCGGACGAACACCGGCGGCTGCCCCTTCTGGGACAAGGACTCCGACTGGGCGCGCGACTCGCTCGTGCCGCAGATCGCGGGCCGCCTCAAGGCCGTGGCCACGGCCAAGGGGGCGCAGTTCATGGATCTGCGCGACATGCTCCAGGGGCGCGAGGTGTGCGCGAAGGCCAGCAAGCAGGTGAGCGCGACCGTGCCCGCCTCGGCGGCGACCAGCGAATGGGCCCGCTGGATCGACCAGAACCAGACGCAGGGACCGCTCCAGGAGAACATGCACCCCAACGCCTACGGGCAGGCGGCGCTCGGCCGCTGCCTCGCCCTGGTCAACGGGCGCACCAGCGGCAACTACAGCTGCCGCAACACGGCGGGGACGGGCGCGTCGGGGATGTACCTGACGGCGGGCTGA
- a CDS encoding fibronectin type III domain-containing protein, protein MQRPRAASLLTLTTPVLAALLAACSGPAEPARDTRAPSVPTAVTATAGSATTVHVMWSAATDDRAVTGYTVYRQGRKVRDLPAGTLMTDVTGLAPATAHTFTVRARDAAGNLSPDSAAVTATTLAATAEDRTPPTRPTALRVTPAGRDGATLTWRPGRDDTRVTAYDVYQADSRIHTVPGTATTARLSGLRPGTAYSFTVRARDAAENSSPDSDPADLTTAPASGARPNTAPTHVTARATKGALTLTWTPPRTGAPVKEYELHLNGRFATTIVWGAQPPPGPVSYTLTVPATPGVRHTLTLRAKLPDGTWGDFSAPRTAVTV, encoded by the coding sequence GTGCAACGCCCGCGCGCCGCAAGCCTGCTGACGCTCACCACACCGGTCCTGGCGGCCCTGCTCGCCGCCTGCTCCGGCCCCGCCGAACCCGCCAGGGACACCCGGGCCCCCTCCGTGCCCACCGCCGTCACCGCCACCGCGGGCAGCGCCACCACCGTCCACGTGATGTGGAGCGCCGCCACCGACGACCGGGCCGTCACCGGCTACACCGTCTACCGCCAGGGCCGCAAGGTGAGGGACCTCCCGGCAGGCACCCTGATGACCGACGTCACCGGGCTCGCCCCCGCCACCGCCCACACCTTCACCGTCCGCGCGCGCGACGCCGCCGGCAACCTCTCGCCCGACAGTGCGGCCGTCACCGCCACCACCCTCGCCGCCACCGCCGAGGACCGCACGCCGCCCACCCGCCCCACCGCCCTGCGCGTCACCCCCGCCGGCCGCGACGGAGCCACCCTCACCTGGCGCCCCGGCCGCGACGACACCCGCGTGACCGCCTACGACGTCTACCAGGCGGACTCCCGCATCCACACCGTCCCGGGCACCGCCACCACCGCCCGCCTGAGCGGCCTGCGCCCCGGCACCGCCTACTCCTTCACCGTCCGCGCCCGCGACGCCGCCGAGAACTCCTCCCCGGACAGCGACCCCGCCGACCTCACCACCGCCCCGGCCTCCGGCGCCCGGCCGAACACCGCCCCCACCCACGTCACCGCCCGCGCCACCAAGGGCGCCCTCACCCTCACCTGGACCCCGCCCCGCACCGGCGCCCCGGTCAAGGAGTACGAACTCCACCTGAACGGCCGCTTCGCCACCACCATCGTCTGGGGCGCCCAGCCCCCGCCCGGCCCCGTCAGCTACACCCTCACCGTCCCCGCCACCCCCGGCGTCCGCCACACCCTCACCCTCCGCGCCAAGCTCCCCGACGGCACCTGGGGCGACTTCTCCGCCCCGCGCACCGCGGTCACGGTCTGA
- a CDS encoding aspartate/glutamate racemase family protein — translation MVLINPNSSTATTRMMTAIARSTLAGRNLHVRGVTAPHGPAMLTDPTSLRAAVPHVLAAAHQALASGDCAALIVGAFGDPGVGELRRAWSLGPPAGPTAGAALSSPTGHDDPALPSGPAGPQPTAGSDGAGWANAPAIVAGAVRVPRIGLAVPQPTAGSDGAGWACAPAVVPGAVPVVGIGEAALAEAAAGGRRFGVATTTPHLEGSIAAHVERLGLAASYTGARFTSGAPARLAARPEALLAALAEAVRACVVRDGAEAVVIGGGPLGDAATALQARFTVPVIAPVPAACRLVATLLTRAAPEG, via the coding sequence GTGGTGCTGATCAACCCCAACTCCTCCACGGCGACCACCCGCATGATGACGGCGATCGCCCGGAGCACCCTCGCCGGCAGGAACCTCCACGTCCGCGGCGTCACGGCCCCCCACGGCCCGGCCATGCTCACCGACCCCACGAGCCTCCGTGCCGCCGTCCCCCACGTCCTGGCCGCCGCACACCAGGCCCTGGCCTCGGGCGACTGCGCGGCGCTGATCGTCGGGGCGTTCGGCGACCCGGGGGTGGGTGAGCTACGGAGGGCGTGGTCGCTCGGCCCGCCCGCGGGCCCGACGGCCGGAGCGGCCCTCTCCTCGCCGACCGGGCACGATGATCCCGCGCTGCCGTCCGGCCCGGCGGGGCCGCAGCCGACGGCCGGGTCCGACGGCGCCGGGTGGGCAAACGCCCCGGCGATCGTTGCCGGCGCGGTCCGTGTGCCCCGTATCGGCTTGGCCGTGCCGCAGCCGACGGCCGGGTCCGACGGCGCCGGGTGGGCATGCGCCCCCGCCGTCGTCCCTGGCGCCGTCCCCGTCGTCGGCATCGGCGAGGCGGCCCTCGCCGAGGCGGCTGCGGGAGGCAGGCGCTTCGGGGTCGCCACCACCACCCCGCATCTGGAAGGCTCGATCGCCGCCCACGTCGAACGCCTGGGCCTCGCCGCCTCGTACACCGGCGCGCGCTTCACCTCCGGCGCCCCCGCCCGCCTGGCCGCCCGTCCCGAGGCGCTCCTCGCCGCCCTCGCCGAGGCCGTCCGTGCCTGTGTCGTACGGGACGGGGCCGAGGCCGTCGTCATCGGTGGCGGCCCGCTGGGTGACGCCGCCACCGCCCTCCAGGCCCGCTTCACCGTCCCGGTCATCGCCCCCGTCCCCGCCGCGTGCCGCCTGGTGGCCACGCTACTGACGCGAGCCGCCCCCGAGGGATGA
- a CDS encoding nucleobase:cation symporter-2 family protein: protein MAAKPQVRNAPDAGSAPDDREKHPVDETLPPIKMLTSGLQHVAAMYAGVVAPPLIVGAAVGLSGTELTFLTGASLFTAGLATFLQTLGVWKIGARLPFVNGVTFAGVAPMLAIIDTTKDKADALPVIFGAIIVAGLLGFIAAPWFSRLVRFFPPVVTGSVITLIGVSLLPVAFGWAQGPNPAADDYGSTTYLSLAGITLVVVLLLRRFTRGFLKQVAVLVGLVIGTLIAIPFGVTDFSPVTEADIVGFPTPFHFGAPQFALAAIISMCVVMLVSMTESTADMLALGEIVDRPADEKTIAAGLRADTLGSALSPLFNGFMCSAFAQNIGLVAMTRIRSRFVVAAGGGFLVLMGLSPVAASLISVVPRPVLGGAGVVLFGSVAASGIQTLVKAGLEKDNNVLIVAVSLAVGIIPITKPEFYHAFPETAKIILDSGISTGCVAAVLLNIVFNHLGRRRDDDEVTAPMEPGEEISETRTAKAAHVH, encoded by the coding sequence GTGGCCGCCAAGCCCCAGGTTCGCAATGCACCAGACGCAGGCTCCGCCCCCGACGACCGCGAGAAGCACCCGGTCGACGAGACGCTGCCGCCCATCAAGATGCTCACCAGCGGCTTGCAGCACGTGGCCGCCATGTACGCGGGAGTCGTCGCCCCGCCCCTGATCGTCGGAGCGGCCGTCGGCCTCTCCGGGACCGAACTGACGTTCCTCACCGGAGCCAGCCTCTTCACCGCGGGCCTCGCCACCTTCCTCCAGACCCTCGGCGTCTGGAAGATCGGCGCCCGGCTGCCCTTCGTCAACGGCGTCACCTTCGCCGGCGTCGCCCCGATGCTCGCGATCATCGACACGACGAAGGACAAGGCCGACGCCCTCCCCGTCATCTTCGGCGCGATCATCGTCGCCGGACTCCTCGGCTTCATAGCCGCCCCCTGGTTCTCCCGCCTCGTGCGGTTCTTCCCGCCGGTCGTCACCGGCTCCGTGATCACGCTCATCGGCGTGTCCCTGCTGCCGGTCGCCTTCGGCTGGGCCCAAGGCCCCAACCCGGCGGCCGACGACTACGGTTCGACCACCTATCTCTCGCTCGCCGGCATCACCCTCGTCGTGGTCCTGCTGCTGCGCCGCTTCACCCGCGGCTTCCTCAAGCAGGTCGCCGTCCTGGTCGGACTCGTCATCGGCACCCTCATCGCCATCCCCTTCGGCGTCACCGACTTCAGCCCGGTGACGGAAGCCGACATCGTCGGCTTCCCGACCCCGTTCCACTTCGGCGCCCCGCAGTTCGCCCTCGCCGCGATCATCTCCATGTGCGTGGTCATGCTCGTCTCCATGACCGAGTCGACCGCCGACATGCTGGCCCTCGGCGAGATCGTGGACCGGCCCGCCGACGAGAAGACCATCGCCGCCGGCCTGCGTGCCGACACCCTCGGCTCGGCCCTCAGCCCGCTCTTCAACGGCTTCATGTGCAGCGCCTTCGCGCAGAACATCGGCCTGGTCGCCATGACCCGCATCCGCAGCCGCTTCGTCGTCGCCGCCGGCGGTGGCTTCCTGGTCCTCATGGGCCTGTCGCCGGTCGCCGCCTCGCTGATCTCGGTCGTGCCCCGGCCGGTGCTCGGCGGCGCGGGTGTGGTCCTCTTCGGCTCGGTCGCCGCCAGCGGCATCCAGACCCTGGTCAAGGCCGGTCTGGAGAAGGACAACAACGTCCTGATCGTGGCCGTCTCGCTGGCGGTCGGCATCATCCCGATCACCAAGCCGGAGTTCTACCACGCCTTCCCGGAGACGGCGAAGATCATCCTGGACTCCGGCATCTCCACCGGCTGTGTCGCCGCCGTGCTCCTGAACATCGTCTTCAACCACCTCGGCCGGCGCCGGGACGACGACGAGGTGACCGCGCCGATGGAGCCGGGCGAGGAGATCTCCGAGACCCGTACGGCGAAGGCGGCGCACGTCCACTGA
- a CDS encoding 8-oxoguanine deaminase, which produces MAAPSAAPQRIVIENAAIATVDANDTEYATGHLVVADNRIESLGAGKAPEGLENVVRRIDATGHLVTPGLINTHHHFYQWITRGLATDHNLFNWLVALYPTWARIDEQMVRVAAQGSLAMMARGGVTTAMDHHYVFPKGSGDLSGAIIGAARDMGVRFTLARGSMDRSEKDGGLPPDFAVETTEGALAATEETVKKFHDASFDAMTQVAVAPCSPFSISTELLREGAALGRRLGVRMHTHGSETVEEEKFCHELFGMGPTDYFESTGFLGEDVWMAHCVHMNDSDIAAFARTKTGVAHCPSSNARLAAGIARVPDMLKAGVPVGLGVDGTASNESGELHTELRNALLINRLGAHREAALNARQALRLGTYGGAQVLGRADSIGSLEPGKLADFVLWKIDGLGHSSIADPVTAVVFGAAAPVTASFVNGKQIVENNRLLTADEDQIARDARTEAQRLARIAAQG; this is translated from the coding sequence ATGGCAGCACCTTCGGCAGCCCCCCAGCGCATCGTCATCGAGAACGCGGCGATCGCGACCGTCGACGCGAACGACACCGAGTACGCCACCGGCCACCTGGTCGTCGCCGACAACCGCATCGAGTCCCTCGGCGCCGGCAAGGCGCCCGAGGGCCTGGAGAACGTGGTCCGGCGGATCGACGCCACCGGCCACCTGGTCACGCCGGGTCTGATCAACACCCACCACCACTTCTACCAGTGGATCACCCGGGGTCTCGCGACCGACCACAACCTGTTCAACTGGCTGGTCGCGCTCTACCCGACGTGGGCGCGGATCGACGAGCAGATGGTGCGCGTCGCCGCACAGGGCTCCCTCGCCATGATGGCCCGCGGTGGTGTGACCACCGCGATGGACCACCACTACGTCTTCCCGAAGGGCTCGGGCGACCTGTCCGGCGCCATCATCGGCGCCGCCCGCGACATGGGCGTCCGCTTCACCCTCGCCCGCGGCTCCATGGACCGCAGCGAGAAGGACGGCGGCCTGCCGCCGGACTTCGCCGTCGAGACCACCGAGGGCGCGCTCGCCGCGACCGAGGAGACGGTGAAGAAGTTCCACGACGCCTCCTTCGACGCGATGACCCAGGTCGCCGTCGCCCCCTGCTCGCCCTTCTCCATCTCCACCGAGCTGCTGCGCGAGGGCGCCGCCCTCGGCCGCCGGCTCGGCGTGCGGATGCACACCCACGGCTCGGAGACCGTGGAGGAGGAGAAGTTCTGCCATGAGCTGTTCGGCATGGGCCCGACCGACTACTTCGAGTCCACCGGCTTCCTCGGCGAGGACGTGTGGATGGCGCACTGCGTCCACATGAACGACTCCGACATCGCGGCCTTCGCCCGCACCAAGACCGGCGTGGCCCACTGCCCCTCGTCCAACGCGCGCCTCGCCGCCGGCATCGCCCGCGTACCCGACATGCTCAAGGCGGGCGTGCCGGTCGGCCTCGGCGTCGACGGCACCGCCTCCAACGAGTCGGGCGAACTGCACACCGAGCTGCGCAACGCGCTGCTGATCAACCGCCTCGGCGCCCACCGCGAGGCCGCGCTCAACGCCCGCCAGGCCCTGCGCCTGGGCACCTACGGCGGTGCGCAGGTCCTCGGCCGCGCCGACAGCATCGGCTCCCTGGAGCCGGGCAAGCTCGCCGACTTCGTCCTCTGGAAGATCGACGGCCTCGGCCACTCGTCGATCGCCGACCCGGTCACCGCCGTCGTCTTCGGCGCGGCGGCCCCGGTCACCGCGTCCTTCGTCAACGGCAAGCAGATCGTCGAGAACAACCGACTGCTGACCGCCGACGAGGACCAGATCGCGCGCGACGCGCGCACGGAGGCCCAGCGCCTGGCCCGCATCGCGGCCCAGGGCTGA
- a CDS encoding nucleobase:cation symporter-2 family protein gives MAQPAKGPATAEGPCPTPPSTPADCHPVDEKLPASRLVPAALQHIAAMYAGVVTPPLIIGQAVGLDAAGMTRLIAASLLIAGCATILQTLGLGRFAGNRLPFVNAASSAGIAPMLAIAETSAPGRQLPAIYGAVMVAGVFCLAVGPFFGRLLRFFPPLVTGVVITLIGVTLMPVPVGWAQGGDQNAADFGAMKYLALAAFTLVVILLFQRFGRGFVKQIALLLGLFIGTLAAVPFGMADFTALREAPVAALPAPFAFGTPEFQPAAILSLCIVMLVLMTESSAGMLALGEICERRSDGRTITRGLRTDGIATLLGPVFGGFPTSAFAQNVGVVSLTRVRSRYVVAVAGGALLVLGAFPVLGAVVSLVPMPVLGGAGIVLFGSIAVSGIRTLSEAGLDDSSNIILVAVALGAGIIPLAAPTFYAGFPAWAQTVLGSGISAGALVAVLLNLFFHHLGTRSRHTAPALKSS, from the coding sequence ATGGCTCAGCCTGCAAAGGGGCCGGCAACCGCCGAAGGCCCGTGTCCCACCCCGCCGTCCACCCCGGCCGACTGCCACCCCGTGGACGAGAAACTCCCCGCCTCTCGGCTCGTCCCGGCGGCACTCCAGCACATCGCCGCCATGTACGCGGGCGTCGTCACCCCTCCGCTCATCATCGGCCAGGCCGTCGGCCTCGACGCGGCCGGGATGACCCGGCTCATCGCCGCCAGCCTGCTCATCGCCGGCTGCGCCACCATCCTGCAGACCCTCGGCCTCGGCCGCTTCGCCGGAAACCGGCTGCCGTTCGTCAACGCGGCCTCCTCCGCCGGCATCGCGCCCATGCTCGCCATCGCCGAGACCAGCGCCCCCGGCCGCCAACTGCCCGCGATCTACGGCGCGGTGATGGTCGCCGGCGTCTTCTGCCTCGCCGTCGGCCCCTTCTTCGGCCGGCTCCTGCGCTTCTTCCCGCCGCTCGTCACCGGCGTCGTGATCACCCTGATCGGCGTCACCCTGATGCCCGTCCCCGTCGGCTGGGCCCAGGGCGGCGACCAGAACGCCGCTGACTTCGGCGCCATGAAGTACCTGGCGCTCGCCGCCTTCACCCTCGTCGTCATCCTGCTCTTCCAGCGCTTCGGCAGGGGGTTCGTCAAGCAGATCGCCCTGCTGCTCGGCCTGTTCATCGGCACCCTCGCCGCCGTCCCCTTCGGCATGGCGGACTTCACCGCCCTGCGCGAGGCCCCGGTCGCGGCCCTGCCCGCCCCCTTCGCCTTCGGCACGCCCGAGTTCCAGCCCGCCGCGATCCTCTCCCTGTGCATCGTGATGCTGGTCCTGATGACCGAGTCCAGCGCCGGCATGCTCGCCCTCGGCGAGATCTGCGAGCGGCGCAGCGACGGCCGGACCATCACCCGCGGACTGCGCACCGACGGCATCGCCACCCTCCTCGGCCCCGTCTTCGGCGGCTTCCCCACCTCGGCCTTCGCCCAGAACGTCGGCGTCGTCTCGCTGACCCGGGTCCGCAGCCGCTACGTGGTCGCCGTCGCCGGCGGCGCCCTCCTGGTCCTCGGCGCCTTCCCCGTCCTCGGCGCGGTCGTCTCCCTCGTCCCGATGCCGGTCCTCGGCGGAGCGGGCATCGTCCTCTTCGGCTCCATCGCCGTCAGCGGCATCCGCACCCTCTCGGAAGCGGGCCTCGACGACAGCTCCAACATCATCCTGGTGGCCGTCGCCCTCGGAGCGGGCATCATCCCGCTCGCCGCTCCCACGTTCTACGCCGGATTCCCCGCCTGGGCGCAGACCGTGCTCGGCTCCGGCATCAGCGCGGGCGCGCTCGTCGCCGTCCTGCTGAACCTGTTCTTCCATCATCTCGGCACCCGGAGCCGTCACACGGCCCCGGCACTCAAATCCTCCTAG